A single region of the Vanacampus margaritifer isolate UIUO_Vmar chromosome 13, RoL_Vmar_1.0, whole genome shotgun sequence genome encodes:
- the LOC144062944 gene encoding afadin- and alpha-actinin-binding protein-like isoform X1, giving the protein MPESSSDVKDVCSSSVICQTSPQLGHLDQQTLPLHWKSYTLINFCTEDNVPECVTHINQEMLSLGLPPVWTQSVSSSDVNVISVLNCMYELLQLHRRGLRTLENMEMEKLKSSNNVDSLQLTSARLKEQLELAKRENMALCERERQLQMKVKSLQNCLKNEKEEIHKLQNIISSRASQYNHEMKRKEREFNKLKERLNQLLVDKKEKRLAMDVSNPLGRADGKRSLWKTEKTEAKHEGEMYKSLLRDYENRQRGLLLENAELRKVLKQMKNEMVVILSSRKPDVKGDKQDDGAVQVGSDEEEEEDIDSSKESMELLSVHTQEKLTNGVRRQWRRLKNHVERLDSRENEDTDNVPQEKSKEMRKLKLEVRQCKDYIEKQQDLLQQKLSAQCEEVTSATLADCHSFQEDRLRDEWKDLEDQRKSFERERRNFTEAAIRLSQERKTFEEDRATWLKHQFLNSNPAVAETQPSRASLPERPVSSPVCGHATSVSSSTSDLLHALSLICENGSIKPKRSEDAGDASSLATQHKWWISGGDHSSLTHTRDNSAI; this is encoded by the exons ATGCCGGAGTCGTCCTCGG ATGTCAAGGACGTTTGCAGCAGCTCTGTCATATGTCAAACATCGCCCCAACTGGGCCACTTGGACCAGCAGACGCTGCCTCTGCACTGGAAGTCCTACACGCTCATCAACTTCTGCACTGAGGACAACGTGCCAGAATGTGTAACGCATATCAATCAG GAGATGTTATCACTTGGACTTCCACCAGTTTGGACGCAGTCGGTCAGCAGCTCGGACGTGAACGTGATCTCGGTACTCAACTGCATGTACGAGCTGCTTCAGCTACACCGCAGAGGCCTCCGAACCCTGGAGAACATGGAGATGGAGAAGTTGAAATCCAGCAACAATGTGGACTCACTGCAGCTAACCAGCGCGCGATTAAAG GAGCAGCTTGAACTTGCCAAAAGAGAGAACATGGCACTTTGTGAGCGCGAACGACAGCTCCAGATGAAAGTGAAGAGTCTGCAGAACTGCTTGAAAAACGAAAAGGAAGAG ATTCACAAGCTGCAGAACATCATCTCCAGCCGGGCCAGCCAGTACAATCACGAGATGaagaggaaagagagagagtttAACAAACTGAAAGAGAGACTGAATCAGCTCCTGGTCGACAAGAAAGAGAAGAGACTTG CTATGGATGTGTCAAACCCACTCGGAAGAGCAGATGGCAAGAGAAGCCTCTGGAAGACGGAGAAGACGGAAGCAAA GCACGAGGGGGAGATGTACAAATCTCTGCTAAGGGACTACGAGAACCGGCAGAGGGGTCTACTGCTAGAAAATGCCGAGTTGAGAAAAGTTTTGAAGCAGATGAAAAACGAGATGGTGGTCATTCTCAGTTCCAGGAAGCCGGATGTCAAAGGAGACAAACAGGACGATGGTGCTGTACAA GTGGGCTCtgatgaggaggaagaagaagacattGATTCCTCTAAGGAGAGCATGGAGCTGTTGAGTGTTCACACTCAGGAGAAGCTGACAAACGGCGTTCGACGTCAGTGGAGAAGACTGAAGAACCACGTTGAGAGACTGGACAGCCGAG AGAACGAAGACACTGATAATGTTCCCCAAGAAAAGTCCAAAGAAATGCGCAAACTCAAGCTGGAGGTTCGGCAGTGTAAAGACTACATTGAGAAACAGCAAGACCTCCTGCAG CAGAAGCTGAGCGCTCAGTGTGAGGAGGTGACGTCCGCCACGCTGGCCGACTGCCACTCGTTCCAGGAGGATCGTCTGCGAGACGAGTGGAAGGACTTGGAGGACCAGAGGAAGAGCTTTGAGAGGGAGAGGAGGAACTTCACAGAGGCAGCGATTCGACTGAGTCAAGAG AGGAAGACCTTTGAGGAAGATCGCGCGACGTGGCTCAAACACCAGTTTTTAAACTCGAACCCTGCAGTAGCCGAAACCCAGCCCAGTCGAGCATCGCTCCCAGAAAGGCCCGTCAGTTCCCCCGTCTGTGGACACGCAACGAGCGTATCATCGTCCACGTCAGACCTGCTTCACGCGTTAAGCCTCATCTGTGAAAACGG CTCGATTAAACCAAAGAGGAGTGAAGATGCAGGAGACGCCAGCTCCTTGGCAACGCAGCACAAATGGTGGATCAGCGGCGGCGATCACAGCAgcctcacgcacacacgcgacAACAGCGCAATCTGA
- the LOC144062944 gene encoding afadin- and alpha-actinin-binding protein-like isoform X2, which yields MPESSSDVKDVCSSSVICQTSPQLGHLDQQTLPLHWKSYTLINFCTEDNVPECVTHINQEMLSLGLPPVWTQSVSSSDVNVISVLNCMYELLQLHRRGLRTLENMEMEKLKSSNNVDSLQLTSARLKEQLELAKRENMALCERERQLQMKVKSLQNCLKNEKEEIHKLQNIISSRASQYNHEMKRKEREFNKLKERLNQLLVDKKEKRLAMDVSNPLGRADGKRSLWKTEKTEAKHEGEMYKSLLRDYENRQRGLLLENAELRKVLKQMKNEMVVILSSRKPDVKGDKQDDGAVQVGSDEEEEEDIDSSKESMELLSVHTQEKLTNGVRRQWRRLKNHVERLDSRENEDTDNVPQEKSKEMRKLKLEVRQCKDYIEKQQDLLQKLSAQCEEVTSATLADCHSFQEDRLRDEWKDLEDQRKSFERERRNFTEAAIRLSQERKTFEEDRATWLKHQFLNSNPAVAETQPSRASLPERPVSSPVCGHATSVSSSTSDLLHALSLICENGSIKPKRSEDAGDASSLATQHKWWISGGDHSSLTHTRDNSAI from the exons ATGCCGGAGTCGTCCTCGG ATGTCAAGGACGTTTGCAGCAGCTCTGTCATATGTCAAACATCGCCCCAACTGGGCCACTTGGACCAGCAGACGCTGCCTCTGCACTGGAAGTCCTACACGCTCATCAACTTCTGCACTGAGGACAACGTGCCAGAATGTGTAACGCATATCAATCAG GAGATGTTATCACTTGGACTTCCACCAGTTTGGACGCAGTCGGTCAGCAGCTCGGACGTGAACGTGATCTCGGTACTCAACTGCATGTACGAGCTGCTTCAGCTACACCGCAGAGGCCTCCGAACCCTGGAGAACATGGAGATGGAGAAGTTGAAATCCAGCAACAATGTGGACTCACTGCAGCTAACCAGCGCGCGATTAAAG GAGCAGCTTGAACTTGCCAAAAGAGAGAACATGGCACTTTGTGAGCGCGAACGACAGCTCCAGATGAAAGTGAAGAGTCTGCAGAACTGCTTGAAAAACGAAAAGGAAGAG ATTCACAAGCTGCAGAACATCATCTCCAGCCGGGCCAGCCAGTACAATCACGAGATGaagaggaaagagagagagtttAACAAACTGAAAGAGAGACTGAATCAGCTCCTGGTCGACAAGAAAGAGAAGAGACTTG CTATGGATGTGTCAAACCCACTCGGAAGAGCAGATGGCAAGAGAAGCCTCTGGAAGACGGAGAAGACGGAAGCAAA GCACGAGGGGGAGATGTACAAATCTCTGCTAAGGGACTACGAGAACCGGCAGAGGGGTCTACTGCTAGAAAATGCCGAGTTGAGAAAAGTTTTGAAGCAGATGAAAAACGAGATGGTGGTCATTCTCAGTTCCAGGAAGCCGGATGTCAAAGGAGACAAACAGGACGATGGTGCTGTACAA GTGGGCTCtgatgaggaggaagaagaagacattGATTCCTCTAAGGAGAGCATGGAGCTGTTGAGTGTTCACACTCAGGAGAAGCTGACAAACGGCGTTCGACGTCAGTGGAGAAGACTGAAGAACCACGTTGAGAGACTGGACAGCCGAG AGAACGAAGACACTGATAATGTTCCCCAAGAAAAGTCCAAAGAAATGCGCAAACTCAAGCTGGAGGTTCGGCAGTGTAAAGACTACATTGAGAAACAGCAAGACCTCCTGCAG AAGCTGAGCGCTCAGTGTGAGGAGGTGACGTCCGCCACGCTGGCCGACTGCCACTCGTTCCAGGAGGATCGTCTGCGAGACGAGTGGAAGGACTTGGAGGACCAGAGGAAGAGCTTTGAGAGGGAGAGGAGGAACTTCACAGAGGCAGCGATTCGACTGAGTCAAGAG AGGAAGACCTTTGAGGAAGATCGCGCGACGTGGCTCAAACACCAGTTTTTAAACTCGAACCCTGCAGTAGCCGAAACCCAGCCCAGTCGAGCATCGCTCCCAGAAAGGCCCGTCAGTTCCCCCGTCTGTGGACACGCAACGAGCGTATCATCGTCCACGTCAGACCTGCTTCACGCGTTAAGCCTCATCTGTGAAAACGG CTCGATTAAACCAAAGAGGAGTGAAGATGCAGGAGACGCCAGCTCCTTGGCAACGCAGCACAAATGGTGGATCAGCGGCGGCGATCACAGCAgcctcacgcacacacgcgacAACAGCGCAATCTGA
- the LOC144062263 gene encoding LOW QUALITY PROTEIN: vitellogenin-1-like (The sequence of the model RefSeq protein was modified relative to this genomic sequence to represent the inferred CDS: substituted 1 base at 1 genomic stop codon): MRVVVLALTLALAGKSQXYHSLFRMTPDFATGKTYVYKYETLLLGGLPEEGLARAGLKVRSKVLISAIEPNMLMLKLAEPEFFEYSDVWPKDTFTPAAKLTSVLAPQLMIPIKFEYTNGVVGKMFAPEGVSVMVLNIYRGILNVLQLNVKKTQNVYEMQEAGAQGVCKTFYAITEEEKAERILLTKTRDLNHCQERIMKDIGLAYTETCAKCQRDSKNFKGATAYNYILKSVPNGIMIMEASVNELIQFTPFNERNGAAQMETKQRLVFAEVQKSPLTPVKAEYRQRGSLQYEFSTELLQTPIQLVKITNLQTQIGEVLNHIIANNVDRVHDDAPLKFWELIQLLRMAKFEDLQMIWRQHKAIKAHRQWILDALPTVGTPVALRFIIQEYESDELSIMEVAQALIASVHMVTANSEVIQLFDKLTVNPKIKKNPFLAEIALLGYGTMISKYCAEKTVCPVELVKPIHTLLAEAISKGDTWQMVSILKTLSNAGHPMSLKPITKVLPIHGTAATRLPTRVHAEAIMALRNIAKKEPRMVQEVALQLYMDKALHPELRMLACIVIFETRPPVGLVTSLANLVKMEENLQVASFTYSHMKSLTRSTAPNHASIAAACNVAVKILSRKLERLSLRFSRAIQMDLYSNPWMIGAAASTFYINDAATILPRTIVAKTSAYIAGAAADVFEVGVRTEGLQEALLKNHELADDANRITKMQRVIKALLDWRAVPTSKPLASIYVRFFGQEIAFADINQDLVNQAIALAKAPSVQALGRDAIKSLLAGVAFHVAKPVLVTEVRRIMPTAAGLPMELGLYTAAVTVAAVKIKATATPALPEPIEFRQLLKTNIELMAEIKPSVVANMIAVMGVNTAVFQAALISRAKINAVVPASISARVDVNEGLYKIAALPVSVPEDMAAIEVVSYAVVRNVEDIPNARITPLIPTKYIRPGSKEILNSRSSSRSASLAASSEIIPEDMATEPPRMRAFSKKYCFQAYGTGLRGCVKVATDNAAFIRDVLLYRMAGKHSVSVSLKRNEDESIERLEMLVQVGPKAAEKIIKKITLSEEEIIEGRPVLMKLKKLLNGTSSSSSSSSKSSSSSVSSSRRSSSSSSSSKSSKSSSSSSKHSVGKRSSSSSSSSSSSKSSSSSSKHSVGKRSSSSSRSSRSSRSKLAKSTSSASSLESLFSACSRSSHSSRHISKRINEKRTFQRDHKKSKATSSAQKSRSSGSSLEALYSKNKFLGDQHAPAFVVILQAVRTDKKVQGYQITGYADRVNARVQLILAALAPDNNWRLRVDGVLLSKHKVTAQIVWGEPGRLYDMTVTAETGLLGQSPAARLRMAWKQLPSAFKHYARKAYHYIPDYVVDRFIRGKDVNSVNQLSFTVAATSERTLDLIFKTPTRSIYKMALRLPLALPLDELKGLTPFDDVADKVRYLISKAAAAECSFSKDTVTTFNHRKYKNEMPQFCYQVLAQDCSEEMKFMVLLRKDDNVRNHINVKIADIDIDLYLRTTDVVVKVNGREVPTSNLPYRHPSGQIEIRPKEEGISVYAPSLGLHEVYLDSTSWRIQIADWLKGKTCGLCGKADGEIRQEYRTSSGHVTRNPISFAHSWVLPAESCRDTTECRMKLESVQLEKKMNVHGQESKCFSVEPVLRCLPGCLPIKTTAVTIGFHCPPKGECLTNHADFFNYSVDLRETTQAHLACSCTAQCA; this comes from the exons ATGAGAGTGGTTGTGCTTGCCCTGACTCTGGCCCTTGCGGGTAAGTCTCAATGATATCATTCACTCTTTAGAATGA CCCCTGACTTTGCCACCGGTAAGACTTATGTGTACAAATATGAGACACTGCTCCTTGGCGGTCTACCGGAGGAAGGATTGGCGAGAGCTGGACTCAAAGTGAGGAGCAAAGTTTTAATCAGCGCCATTGAACCGAACATGCTCATGCTCAAG CTTGCTGAACCTGAGTTCTTCGAGTACAGTGATGTCTGGCCCAAGGATACTTTCACTCCGGCCGCCAAACTGACTTCAGTCCTGGCACCTCAGCTTATGATCCCCATCAAGTTTGAGTACACCAATGGTGTTGTCGGAAAAATGTTCGCGCCCGAGGGAGTCTCGGTCATGGTGCTGAACATCTACAGAGGTATCCTGAACGTCCTGCAACTCAACGTAAAAAAGACACAGAATGTCTACGAGATGCAGGAG GCCGGAGCTCAGGGTGTGTGCAAGACTTTCTATGCCATCACTGAAGAAGAAAAGGCTGAACGCATCCTCCTGACAAAGACCAGGGATCTGAACCATTGTCAGGAAAGGATCATGAAGGACATCGGGTTGGCCTACACTGAGACATGCGCCAAGTGTCAGCGG GATTCCAAGAACTTCAAAGGAGCAACCGCATACAACTACATTCTGAAGTCAGTTCCCAACGGTATCATGATCATGGAAGCCTCCGTCAATGAGCTGATTCAATTCACACCTTTCAACGAGAGGAATGGAGCTGCTCAAATGGAGACcaa GCAACGTTTGGTTTTCGCCGAGGTCCAGAAAAGTCCCTTAACGCCTGTGAAAGCTGAGTATCGTCAACGTGGATCCCTCCAGTATGAATTCTCCACCGAGCTGCTGCAAACACCCATTCAGCTTGTGAAGATCACCAACCTTCAAACTCAG ATAGGGGAGGTTCTAAATCATATAATCGCCAACAATGTGGATAGAGTCCATGACGATGCCCCTCTTAAATTCTGGGAACTCATTCAACTCCTTCGTATGGCCAAATTCGAAGATCTGCAAATGATCTGGCGCCAGCACAAGGCGATAAAAGCCCACAG GCAATGGATCTTGGATGCACTTCCTACAGTTGGAACTCCTGTTGCTCTGCGATTCATCATCCAGGAATATGAGTCCGATGAACTCAGCATCATGGAGGTTGCTCAAGCTTTGATTGCGTCAGTTCATATGGTGACAGCCAACAGCGAGGTCATTCAGCTGTTTGAT AAGTTGACTGTCAACCCTAAGATAAAGAAGAACCCATTCCTGGCTGAGATTGCGTTGCTTGGCTACGGCACCATGATTTCTAAATATTGTGCCGAAAAGACCGTCTGCCCTGTTGAACTGGTCAAG CCCATCCACACCCTTCTGGCGGAGGCTATCTCCAAGGGCGACACATGGCAAATGGTTTCCATCTTGAAGACGTTGAGCAACGCTGGCCATCCAATGAGCCTGAAGCCGATCACAAAGGTCCTGCCCATTCATGGCACAGCAGCCACAAGGCTACCCACTAGAGTTCACGCTGAGGCAATCATGGCCCTGAGGAATATCGCCAAGAAGGAACCAAGAATG GTCCAGGAAGTTGCTCTTCAGCTGTATATGGACAAGGCTCTTCACCCTGAGCTCCGCATGCTCGCGTGCATCGTTATCTTCGAGACACGGCCACCGGTTGGTTTAGTGACAAGTCTTGCCAACCTTGTGAAGATGGAGGAGAACTTGCAGGTGGCCAGCTTCACCTACTCTCACATGAAGTCCCTGACCAGAAGCACCGCCCCGAACCATGCTTCCAT TGCCGCTGCCTGCAACGTTGCAGTCAAAATCTTGAGCCGCAAACTGGAAAGACTGAGCCTCCGCTTCAGCAGGGCCATTCAGATGGACTTATATAGCA ATCCTTGGATGATTGGTGCTGCTGCCAGTACTTTCTACATCAATGATGCTGCCACCATTTTGCCAAGAACCATTGTGGCTAAGACCAGTGCCTACATTGCTGGAGCTGCTGCTGACGTCTTTGAA GTTGGAGTGAGAACTGAGGGACTCCAGGAGGCTTTGCTGAAAAACCATGAATTAGCAGATGATGCGAACAGGATCACCAAGATGCAGCGTGTCATCAAAGCT ctGCTTGACTGGAGGGCCGTGCCAACCAGCAAGCCTCTTGCCTCCATCTACGTCAGGTTCTTCGGACAAGAAATTGCCTTCGCCGACATCAACCAGGATTTGGTCAACCAGGCCATCGCG ctggccaaggcgcCATCTGTTCAGGCGCTTGGTCGGGATGCTATCAAATCTCTGCTGGCGGGAGTAGCTTTCCATGTCGCAAAGCCCGTGCTGGTGACTGAAGTGAGGCGCATCATGCCAACAGCTGCTGGACTTCCAATGGAGCTCGGCCTGTacactgctgctgtgactgttgCAGCTGTTAAAA TCAAGGCAACAGCAACTCCAGCTCTGCCAGAGCCTATTGAGTTCCGCCAGCTCCTGAAGACCAACATTGAGCTTATGGCTGAGATCAAACCAAG CGTCGTTGCGAACATGATTGCTGTGATGGGAGTGAACACTGCAGTTTTCCAGGCTGCCCTCATCTCAAGAGCCAAGATTAACGCTGTTGTACCAGCCTCCATTTCAGCAAGAGTTGATGTCAATGAGGGTCTATATAAGATTGCAGCTCTACCTGTTTCTGTACCTGAAGACATGGCAGCTATTGA GGTTGTGAGCTATGCTGTGGTGAGAAACGTTGAAGATATTCCCAATGCCAGAATCACCCCTCTCATCCCTACCAAATACATAAGACCAGGTTCAAAGGAAATCCTCAACTCAAGAAGCTCCTCTCGATCTGCTAGTTTG GCTGCATCTTCAGAGATCATTCCGGAGGATATGGCAACAGAACCCCCTAGAATGAGAGCATTTTCTAAGAAGTACTGCTTCCAAGCTTACGGAACTGGActgagaggctgcgtcaaagttGCCACAGACAACGCTGCTTTTATCAGGGATGTTCTGTTGTACAGAATGGCTGGAAAGCATTCTGTCTCTGTGTCACTGAAGCGCA ATGAAGATGAATCCATTGAAAGACTGGAGATGCTGGTCCAAGTTGGACCAAAGGCTGCAGAGAAGATCATCAAGAAGATCACCCTGAGTGAAGAGGAAATCATCGAGGGAAGACCAGTCTTGATGAAGCTCAAGAAACTCCTGAACGGcacctcttcttcctcctcttcttcaagCAAGTCATCTTCATCCTCAGTTAGCAGCAGCCgtcgcagcagcagcagcagcagcagcagcaaaagcagcaaaagcagcagcagcagcagcaaacacAGCGTCGGCAAACGCAGTagcagcagtagcagcagcagcagcagcagcaaaagcagcagcagcagcagcaaacacAGCGTCGGCAaacgcagcagcagcagcagcagaagcagcaggagcagcaggAGCAAGCTTGCGAAAAGCACCAGCTCTGCATCTAGTTTGGAATCTCTCTTCAGCGCCTGCTCTCGTTCCTCCCATTCAAGTCGTCACATCTCAAAG CGAATTAATGAAAAGCGCACCTTCCAGAGGGACCACAAGAAG TCTAAAGCTACCTCATCGGCTCAAAAGAGCAGAAGCAGCGGCTCAAGTCTTGAGGCCCTCTACAGCAAG AACAAATTCCTTGGTGATCAACATGCTCCTGCCTTTGTGGTCATCCTGCAAGCTGTGAGGACCGACAAAAAGGTCCAGGGATACCAAATCACTGGCTACGCAGACAGGGTTAATGCTCGAGTTCAGCTCATCCTGGCTGCCCTTGCTCCTGATAACAACTGGAGGCTCCGTGTTGATGGAGTTTTGCTCAGCAAGCACAAAGTCACG GCCCAAATTGTTTGGGGAGAGCCAGGCAGACTGTATGACATGACAGTCACCGCTGAGACTGGTCTTCTTGGTCAAAGCCCAGCTGCTCGCCTTAGAATGGCATGGAAACAACTCCCAAGTGCTTTCAAACACTACGCAAGGAA GGCTTATCACTACATTCCTGATTACGTGGTGGACAGATTCATCCGCGGCAAGGACGTCAACAGTGTCAATCAGCTGTCATTCACAGTGGCCGCAACATCTGAGAGGACCTTGGATTTGATTTTCAAGACACCAACT CGCAGCATCTATAAGATGGCTTTGCGTCTCCCCCTTGCTCTGCCACTGGATGAGTTGAAAGGACTAACACCCTTTGACGACGTGGCTGATAAAGTCCGTTACTTGATTTCCAAGGCCGCCGCAG CTGAATGCAGCTTCAGCAAAGACACAGTGACCACGTTCAACCACAGGAAGTACAAGAACGAGATGCCTCAGTTTTGCTACCAAGTTCTGGCTCAGGACTGCAGTGAGGAAATGAAGTTCATGGTCTTGTTGAGGAAGGACGATAATGTGCGCAACCACATTAACGTTAAAATCGCTGATAT TGATATTGACCTATACCTGAGGACCACTGATGTGGTTGTGAAGGTTAATGGAAGGGAGGTGCCCACCAGCAATCTGCCATATCGTCACCCATCAG GTCAAATTGAGATCAGACCAAAAGAAGAAGGCATCTCTGTCTACGCCCCAAGCCTGGGACTTCATGAAGTCTACTTGGACAGCACTTCTTGGAGG ATTCAAATTGCGGACTGGCTTAAGGGAAAGACTTGTGGACTCTGTGGCAAGGCCGATGGTGAGATAAGACAGGAATACCGCACGTCCAGCGGACATGTGACTAGGAACCCCATTAGCTTTGCTCATTCCTGGGTTCTGCCTGCCGAAAGCTGCCGGGACACCACAG AGTGTCGCATGAAGCTCGAGTCTGTGCAGCTGGAGAAAAAGATGAATGTCCATGGCCAGGAGTCCAAATGCTTCTCTGTTGAGCCTGTACTGCGTTGCCTGCCTGGCTGCCTCCCCATCAAGACCACCGCCGTCACCATTGGCTTCCACTGTCCACCCAAAGGTGAGTGTTTGACAAATCATGCA GACTTTTTCAACTACAGCGTGGATCTGAGGGAAACAACCCAAGCCCATCTCGCTTGCAGCTGCACTGCTCAGTGCGCATAA